From Brienomyrus brachyistius isolate T26 chromosome 18, BBRACH_0.4, whole genome shotgun sequence, one genomic window encodes:
- the LOC125713369 gene encoding GAS2-like protein 2A isoform X2, with product MFETDDLVLRKNEKNFVLCLLEVARRASRFGMVAPVLIQLEQEIEEEIREELHMPLGGVPKARRPQSQLSDFRDLDEMVQHLVSRCTCPAQFPMAKVSEGRYRAGDSSALIFVRILRSHVMVRVGGGWDTLEHYLDKHDPCRCTSLTHKQPRTTRLQHPTAPVHEVRTVPTAQHGDGGGAEPKLLVSRTQSPPPPVPWVTAGGSTRARSAHCPARRPSPEPRARVAAGLRPPSPDRVRARSATPTPSRNQPREDEKQCVHSASTRTGRELTRQSPSPRLASSLPRPIRTSPVPQPESQRPTTPLVFQKTAGIFTLHLQHSPASRITETWTKSQFASKLRHGSASNTQNVEAESRVPSPIGMSRKGGPISAGSSTPVRCYVPIRGSRPSAVQPFTAVHLTEDAGHPLQISNFIRTFSPTKQSRGKASDGHLLGVLTPAESGAEVGQEDPPPSSYSSHGLLVNSSIIEGAKQSRSRALQSSAKNCALIAPPELGSAEGIREISKRYFFTPPPISLEQEASLYRSLEHEILSNLKLLNTHTDDDSSIEGGQDGGGMGRVGDRFCTNDPVPCPSKSSCQSPPPVEDRAATDSISNENSSVGMDDLATGSFLLYPSDIQARILELSAGNHQASKPGTKNSMGCSVESTDLTETTQKRQDFGVTNPSANIAPKVCTMAPYRGFTQKSSIPITPSSKLRRVLKRPERVPSIYKLKLRPRVRPRRDNRPERKPSRIPTPLFYRRGQPGRGSQRERRRDDTEAAPCCLDSSPKSKEDTLVSFPRPKMAAKEAVRDQAKETWL from the exons ATGTTCGAGACGGATGACCTGGTTTTGCGGAAAAATGAGAAGAACTTTGTGCTGTGCTTGCTGGAGGTGGCCCGGCGGGCTTCTCGCTTTGGGATGGTGGCCCCGGTTCTGATCCAACTGGAGCAGGAGATAGAGGAGGAGATCCGTGAAGAGTTGCACATGCCACTAGGGGGCGTGCCAAAGGCACGGCGACCTCAGAGCCAGCTATCTGACTTCAGGGATCTGGATGAGATG GTCCAGCATCTCGTAAGCCGCTGCACATGCCCCGCCCAGTTCCCCATGGCCAAAGTGTCAGAGGGCAGGTACAGAGCGGGCGACTCCAGCGCTCTCATTTTTGTGCGG ATCCTAAGAAGTCATGTGATGGTGCGGGTGGGCGGAGGCTGGGACACGCTGGAGCACTACCTGGACAAACACGACCCGTGCCGTTGCACATCTCTCA CCCACAAACAGCCCAGGACGACCAGACTGCAGCATCCCACCGCTCCCGTGCACGAGGTCAGGACTGTTCCGACGGCGCAGCACGGGGATGGAGGCGGGGCCGAGCCCAAGCTGCTGGTGAGCCGCACACAATCGCCCCCGCCGCCCGTCCCCTGGGTGACCGCGGGCGGCAGCACGAGAGCCCGGAGCGCACACTGCCCGGCACGGCGCCCATCTCCGGAGCCACGTGCCAGGGTTGCTGCGGGGCTAAGACCACCTTCTCCTGACAG AGTGAGGGCAAGATCAGCCACTCCCACACCCAGCAGAAACCAGCCCCGCGAGGACGAGAAACAGTGTGTACACAGCGCCTCCACAAGGACAGGGAGAGAACTGACCCGGCAGTCTCCCTCTCCTCGCCTGGCTAGTAGCCTTCCTCGACCGATTCGGACCTCTCCCGTCCCCCAGCCTGAAAGCCAGCGCCCTACAACGCCTCTGGTCTTCCAGAAGACTGCAGGAATCTTCACTCTCCACCTACAGCACAGCCCAGCAAGTCGGATCACAGAAACCTGGACAAAATCCCAGTTCGCCTCTAAGTTACGGCATGGCAGCGCATCAAATACGCAAAATGTAGAGGCTGAAAGCAGGGTTCCCAGTCCAATTGGCATGTCCAGGAAGGGGGGACCTATTTCAGCTGGTTCGTCCACACCTGTGCGGTGCTATGTCCCCATCAGGGGTAGCCGTCCCAGTGCCGTGCAGCCCTTTACAGCTGTCCACCTGACGGAGGATGCTGGGCATCCTCTACAGATTTCAAATTTCATTCGCACCTTTAGCCCAACTAAGCAGTCGAGAGGCAAAGCCTCAGATGGACACTTGCTCGGTGTCCTCACACCTGCCGAAAGTGGTGCAGAGGTGGGTCAGGAGGATCCTCCACCCAGCTCATACAGCAGTCACGGACTTCTTGTAAACAGCTCCATAATTGAAGGAGCCAAACAGTCAAGAAGCCGGGCATTGCAAAGCTCAGCAAAGAATTGTGCCCTTATTGCCCCCCCGGAGCTTGGCAGTGCAGAGGGCATCAGGGAAATTAGTAAGAGGTACTTCTTCACGCCACCACCCATCAGTCTGGAACAGGAAGCTAGTCTGTACCGTAGTTTGGAGCATGAGATTCTGTCCAACCTAAAGCTgcttaacacacacacagatgatgACAGCAGCATAGAAGGTGGCCAGGATGGTGGTGGCATGGGGAGAGTGGGAGACAGATTCTGCACGAATGACCCAGTTCCATGTCCATCTAAGTCGTCTTGTCAAAGCCCTCCTCCTGTAGAGGACAGAGCTGCCACTGACTCCATTTCTAATGAAAACAGCAGTGTGGGTATGGATGACCTGGCAACAGGGTCATTTCTGCTGTACCCAAGCGACATCCAAGCACGTATCCTGGAGCTGAGTGCAGGGAACCATCAGGCCTCTAAGCCAGGCACCAAGAACTCCATGGGATGCAGCGTGGAGTCCACTGATCTCACAGAGACCACACAGAAAAGACAAGACTTTGGTGTAACTAATCCTAGTGCAAACATCGCCCCTAAGGTGTGCACCATGGCACCATACAGAGGTTTCACCCAAAAGTCCTCAATACCCATTACCCCATCTTCTAAGCTAAGGAGGGTGCTGAAAAGGCCAGAGAGGGTGCCGTCCATTTATAAGCTGAAGCTGCGACCCAGGGTTCGACCCAGGCGGGACAACAGGCCGGAGAGAAAACCCTCCAGAATACCGACCCCGCTATTCTATCGGCGTGGCCAGCCTGGCCGCGGCTCTCAAAGGGAAAGACGGAGAGACGATACGGAAGCTGCTCCATGTTGTTTGGACAGCAGCCCCAAGTCCAAGGAGGACACACTGGTTTCATTTCCAAGGCCAAAAATGGCAGCTAAAGAGGCTGTCAGGGACCAAGCAAAAGAGACTTGGCTTTGA
- the LOC125713369 gene encoding GAS2-like protein 2A isoform X1, whose amino-acid sequence MSVIQHSSNRSIKPFKSSEEYLYAMKEDLAEWLRDLYGINITVISFLEVLETGAILCRHANNVTRAAADFQRELGPQARTAHLPTAGLTYVESAQPTTFLARDNISNFINWCRQEMGIKDVLMFETDDLVLRKNEKNFVLCLLEVARRASRFGMVAPVLIQLEQEIEEEIREELHMPLGGVPKARRPQSQLSDFRDLDEMVQHLVSRCTCPAQFPMAKVSEGRYRAGDSSALIFVRILRSHVMVRVGGGWDTLEHYLDKHDPCRCTSLTHKQPRTTRLQHPTAPVHEVRTVPTAQHGDGGGAEPKLLVSRTQSPPPPVPWVTAGGSTRARSAHCPARRPSPEPRARVAAGLRPPSPDRVRARSATPTPSRNQPREDEKQCVHSASTRTGRELTRQSPSPRLASSLPRPIRTSPVPQPESQRPTTPLVFQKTAGIFTLHLQHSPASRITETWTKSQFASKLRHGSASNTQNVEAESRVPSPIGMSRKGGPISAGSSTPVRCYVPIRGSRPSAVQPFTAVHLTEDAGHPLQISNFIRTFSPTKQSRGKASDGHLLGVLTPAESGAEVGQEDPPPSSYSSHGLLVNSSIIEGAKQSRSRALQSSAKNCALIAPPELGSAEGIREISKRYFFTPPPISLEQEASLYRSLEHEILSNLKLLNTHTDDDSSIEGGQDGGGMGRVGDRFCTNDPVPCPSKSSCQSPPPVEDRAATDSISNENSSVGMDDLATGSFLLYPSDIQARILELSAGNHQASKPGTKNSMGCSVESTDLTETTQKRQDFGVTNPSANIAPKVCTMAPYRGFTQKSSIPITPSSKLRRVLKRPERVPSIYKLKLRPRVRPRRDNRPERKPSRIPTPLFYRRGQPGRGSQRERRRDDTEAAPCCLDSSPKSKEDTLVSFPRPKMAAKEAVRDQAKETWL is encoded by the exons ATGTCCGTAATTCAGCATTCCAGCAACAGGAGTATCAAGCCCTTCAAGTCCAGTGAGGAGTACTTGTATGCCATGAAAGAAGACTTGGCGGAGTGGCTGAGGGATCTTTACGGCATCAACATCACAGTGATCAGCTTCCTCGAGGTTCTGGAAACCGGTGCCATCCTGTGTCGCCATGCAAATAATGTGACACGGGCTGCTGCGGACTTTCAAAGGGAGCTCGGGCCCCAGGCGCGGACAGCGCATCTGCCCACAGCTGGGCTCACTTACGTCGAATCGGCACAACCGACCACTTTCCTGGCCCGAGATAATATATCAAATTTTATAAACTGGTGTCGACAAGAAATGGGCATCAAAG ATGTCTTGATGTTCGAGACGGATGACCTGGTTTTGCGGAAAAATGAGAAGAACTTTGTGCTGTGCTTGCTGGAGGTGGCCCGGCGGGCTTCTCGCTTTGGGATGGTGGCCCCGGTTCTGATCCAACTGGAGCAGGAGATAGAGGAGGAGATCCGTGAAGAGTTGCACATGCCACTAGGGGGCGTGCCAAAGGCACGGCGACCTCAGAGCCAGCTATCTGACTTCAGGGATCTGGATGAGATG GTCCAGCATCTCGTAAGCCGCTGCACATGCCCCGCCCAGTTCCCCATGGCCAAAGTGTCAGAGGGCAGGTACAGAGCGGGCGACTCCAGCGCTCTCATTTTTGTGCGG ATCCTAAGAAGTCATGTGATGGTGCGGGTGGGCGGAGGCTGGGACACGCTGGAGCACTACCTGGACAAACACGACCCGTGCCGTTGCACATCTCTCA CCCACAAACAGCCCAGGACGACCAGACTGCAGCATCCCACCGCTCCCGTGCACGAGGTCAGGACTGTTCCGACGGCGCAGCACGGGGATGGAGGCGGGGCCGAGCCCAAGCTGCTGGTGAGCCGCACACAATCGCCCCCGCCGCCCGTCCCCTGGGTGACCGCGGGCGGCAGCACGAGAGCCCGGAGCGCACACTGCCCGGCACGGCGCCCATCTCCGGAGCCACGTGCCAGGGTTGCTGCGGGGCTAAGACCACCTTCTCCTGACAG AGTGAGGGCAAGATCAGCCACTCCCACACCCAGCAGAAACCAGCCCCGCGAGGACGAGAAACAGTGTGTACACAGCGCCTCCACAAGGACAGGGAGAGAACTGACCCGGCAGTCTCCCTCTCCTCGCCTGGCTAGTAGCCTTCCTCGACCGATTCGGACCTCTCCCGTCCCCCAGCCTGAAAGCCAGCGCCCTACAACGCCTCTGGTCTTCCAGAAGACTGCAGGAATCTTCACTCTCCACCTACAGCACAGCCCAGCAAGTCGGATCACAGAAACCTGGACAAAATCCCAGTTCGCCTCTAAGTTACGGCATGGCAGCGCATCAAATACGCAAAATGTAGAGGCTGAAAGCAGGGTTCCCAGTCCAATTGGCATGTCCAGGAAGGGGGGACCTATTTCAGCTGGTTCGTCCACACCTGTGCGGTGCTATGTCCCCATCAGGGGTAGCCGTCCCAGTGCCGTGCAGCCCTTTACAGCTGTCCACCTGACGGAGGATGCTGGGCATCCTCTACAGATTTCAAATTTCATTCGCACCTTTAGCCCAACTAAGCAGTCGAGAGGCAAAGCCTCAGATGGACACTTGCTCGGTGTCCTCACACCTGCCGAAAGTGGTGCAGAGGTGGGTCAGGAGGATCCTCCACCCAGCTCATACAGCAGTCACGGACTTCTTGTAAACAGCTCCATAATTGAAGGAGCCAAACAGTCAAGAAGCCGGGCATTGCAAAGCTCAGCAAAGAATTGTGCCCTTATTGCCCCCCCGGAGCTTGGCAGTGCAGAGGGCATCAGGGAAATTAGTAAGAGGTACTTCTTCACGCCACCACCCATCAGTCTGGAACAGGAAGCTAGTCTGTACCGTAGTTTGGAGCATGAGATTCTGTCCAACCTAAAGCTgcttaacacacacacagatgatgACAGCAGCATAGAAGGTGGCCAGGATGGTGGTGGCATGGGGAGAGTGGGAGACAGATTCTGCACGAATGACCCAGTTCCATGTCCATCTAAGTCGTCTTGTCAAAGCCCTCCTCCTGTAGAGGACAGAGCTGCCACTGACTCCATTTCTAATGAAAACAGCAGTGTGGGTATGGATGACCTGGCAACAGGGTCATTTCTGCTGTACCCAAGCGACATCCAAGCACGTATCCTGGAGCTGAGTGCAGGGAACCATCAGGCCTCTAAGCCAGGCACCAAGAACTCCATGGGATGCAGCGTGGAGTCCACTGATCTCACAGAGACCACACAGAAAAGACAAGACTTTGGTGTAACTAATCCTAGTGCAAACATCGCCCCTAAGGTGTGCACCATGGCACCATACAGAGGTTTCACCCAAAAGTCCTCAATACCCATTACCCCATCTTCTAAGCTAAGGAGGGTGCTGAAAAGGCCAGAGAGGGTGCCGTCCATTTATAAGCTGAAGCTGCGACCCAGGGTTCGACCCAGGCGGGACAACAGGCCGGAGAGAAAACCCTCCAGAATACCGACCCCGCTATTCTATCGGCGTGGCCAGCCTGGCCGCGGCTCTCAAAGGGAAAGACGGAGAGACGATACGGAAGCTGCTCCATGTTGTTTGGACAGCAGCCCCAAGTCCAAGGAGGACACACTGGTTTCATTTCCAAGGCCAAAAATGGCAGCTAAAGAGGCTGTCAGGGACCAAGCAAAAGAGACTTGGCTTTGA
- the mdh2 gene encoding malate dehydrogenase, mitochondrial, which produces MFSRVARPALNITRSLSTSSQNHAKVAVLGASGGIGQPLSLLLKNSPLVSQLSLYDIAHTPGVAADLSHIETRAQVTGYIGPEQLGAALKGCEVVVIPAGVPRKPGMTRDDLFNTNASIVATLVDACARNCPEAMLCVISNPVNSTIPIASEVLKKHGVYNPNRVFGVTTLDIVRANTFVAELKGLDPARVNVPVIGGHAGKTIIPLISQCTPKVEFPTDTLTTLIGRIQEAGTEVVKAKAGAGSATLSMAYAGARFTFSLLDAMNGKEGVVECAFVRSEETECKYFSTPLLLGKHGIEKNLGLGKLSAFEEKLVAEALGELKSSIKKGEDFVLNK; this is translated from the exons ATGTTTTCCCGCGTTGCAAGACCAGCTCTTAACATCACTCGGAGCCTGTCCACCTCTTCCCAG AACCATGCCAAGGTAGCAGTGTTGGGTGCGTCTGGGGGCATTGGCCAGCCCCTATCTCTGCTATTGAAGAACAGTCCCCTGGTGAGCCAGCTCTCCCTCTATGATATCGCTCACACCCCTGGTGTTGCCGCTGACCTGAGCCACATcgagaccagggcccaggtcactg GCTACATTGGGCCGGAACAGCTGGGAGCTGCCTTGAAGGGCTGTGAAGTTGTGGTTATCCCCGCTGGAGTACCCCGGAAGCCTG GAATGACTAGAGATGATCTGTTTAATACCAACGCCAGCATTGTGGCCACCCTGGTTGATGCCTGTGCTCGCAACTGCCCTGAAGCTATGTTGTGTGTCATATCCAACCCT GTAAATTCTACAATTCCCATTGCATCTGAAGTTCTGAAGAAGCATGGCGTTTACAATCCCAACAGAGTGTTCGGCGTCACCACTTTGGATATCGTCAGGGCGAATACGTTTGTGGCTGAACTCAAG GGTTTGGATCCCGCTCGTGTCAATGTTCCCGTCATTGGTGGTCATGCAGGAAAAACCATCATTCCACTCATTTCACAG TGTACTCCCAAAGTCGAGTTCCCTACCGATACACTCACTACCCTGATAGGCCGTATCCAGGAGGCAGGGACTGAAGTTGTGAAGGCCAAGGCTGGGGCAG GTTCTGCCACACTCTCAATGGCATATGCTGGGGCGAGGTTCACGTTCTCCCTACTGGACGCTATGAATGGCAAAGAGGGGGTTGTGGAGTGTGCGTTTGTGAGGTCTGAGGAAACGGAGTGCAAATACTTCtccacccccctcctcctcGGG AAACATGGTATTGAGAAGAACCTGGGACTCGGCAAGCTGTCAGCCTTCGAGGAGAAGCTGGTGGCCGAGGCTCTGGGCGAGTTGAAGTCCTCCATTAAGAAGGGAGAGGactttgtgctgaacaagtgA
- the LOC125713369 gene encoding GAS2-like protein 2A isoform X3 codes for MSVSVYMSVNVYMSVSVYMSVSVYMSVTVLMSVSVYMCECVYVCECVYVCDCVYVCEYVFPVMCPGPASRKPLHMPRPVPHGQSVRGQILRSHVMVRVGGGWDTLEHYLDKHDPCRCTSLTHKQPRTTRLQHPTAPVHEVRTVPTAQHGDGGGAEPKLLVSRTQSPPPPVPWVTAGGSTRARSAHCPARRPSPEPRARVAAGLRPPSPDRVRARSATPTPSRNQPREDEKQCVHSASTRTGRELTRQSPSPRLASSLPRPIRTSPVPQPESQRPTTPLVFQKTAGIFTLHLQHSPASRITETWTKSQFASKLRHGSASNTQNVEAESRVPSPIGMSRKGGPISAGSSTPVRCYVPIRGSRPSAVQPFTAVHLTEDAGHPLQISNFIRTFSPTKQSRGKASDGHLLGVLTPAESGAEVGQEDPPPSSYSSHGLLVNSSIIEGAKQSRSRALQSSAKNCALIAPPELGSAEGIREISKRYFFTPPPISLEQEASLYRSLEHEILSNLKLLNTHTDDDSSIEGGQDGGGMGRVGDRFCTNDPVPCPSKSSCQSPPPVEDRAATDSISNENSSVGMDDLATGSFLLYPSDIQARILELSAGNHQASKPGTKNSMGCSVESTDLTETTQKRQDFGVTNPSANIAPKVCTMAPYRGFTQKSSIPITPSSKLRRVLKRPERVPSIYKLKLRPRVRPRRDNRPERKPSRIPTPLFYRRGQPGRGSQRERRRDDTEAAPCCLDSSPKSKEDTLVSFPRPKMAAKEAVRDQAKETWL; via the exons atgtctgtgagtgtgtatatgtctgtgaatgtgtatatgtctgtgagtgtatatatgtctgtgagtgtgtatatgtctgttacTGTGCttatgtctgtgagtgtgtatatgtgtgagtgtgtatatgtctgtgagtgtgtatatgtttgtgactgtgtatatgtctgtgagtATGTATTCCCTGTGATGTGCCCAGGTCCAGCATCTCGTAAGCCGCTGCACATGCCCCGCCCAGTTCCCCATGGCCAAAGTGTCAGAGGGCAG ATCCTAAGAAGTCATGTGATGGTGCGGGTGGGCGGAGGCTGGGACACGCTGGAGCACTACCTGGACAAACACGACCCGTGCCGTTGCACATCTCTCA CCCACAAACAGCCCAGGACGACCAGACTGCAGCATCCCACCGCTCCCGTGCACGAGGTCAGGACTGTTCCGACGGCGCAGCACGGGGATGGAGGCGGGGCCGAGCCCAAGCTGCTGGTGAGCCGCACACAATCGCCCCCGCCGCCCGTCCCCTGGGTGACCGCGGGCGGCAGCACGAGAGCCCGGAGCGCACACTGCCCGGCACGGCGCCCATCTCCGGAGCCACGTGCCAGGGTTGCTGCGGGGCTAAGACCACCTTCTCCTGACAG AGTGAGGGCAAGATCAGCCACTCCCACACCCAGCAGAAACCAGCCCCGCGAGGACGAGAAACAGTGTGTACACAGCGCCTCCACAAGGACAGGGAGAGAACTGACCCGGCAGTCTCCCTCTCCTCGCCTGGCTAGTAGCCTTCCTCGACCGATTCGGACCTCTCCCGTCCCCCAGCCTGAAAGCCAGCGCCCTACAACGCCTCTGGTCTTCCAGAAGACTGCAGGAATCTTCACTCTCCACCTACAGCACAGCCCAGCAAGTCGGATCACAGAAACCTGGACAAAATCCCAGTTCGCCTCTAAGTTACGGCATGGCAGCGCATCAAATACGCAAAATGTAGAGGCTGAAAGCAGGGTTCCCAGTCCAATTGGCATGTCCAGGAAGGGGGGACCTATTTCAGCTGGTTCGTCCACACCTGTGCGGTGCTATGTCCCCATCAGGGGTAGCCGTCCCAGTGCCGTGCAGCCCTTTACAGCTGTCCACCTGACGGAGGATGCTGGGCATCCTCTACAGATTTCAAATTTCATTCGCACCTTTAGCCCAACTAAGCAGTCGAGAGGCAAAGCCTCAGATGGACACTTGCTCGGTGTCCTCACACCTGCCGAAAGTGGTGCAGAGGTGGGTCAGGAGGATCCTCCACCCAGCTCATACAGCAGTCACGGACTTCTTGTAAACAGCTCCATAATTGAAGGAGCCAAACAGTCAAGAAGCCGGGCATTGCAAAGCTCAGCAAAGAATTGTGCCCTTATTGCCCCCCCGGAGCTTGGCAGTGCAGAGGGCATCAGGGAAATTAGTAAGAGGTACTTCTTCACGCCACCACCCATCAGTCTGGAACAGGAAGCTAGTCTGTACCGTAGTTTGGAGCATGAGATTCTGTCCAACCTAAAGCTgcttaacacacacacagatgatgACAGCAGCATAGAAGGTGGCCAGGATGGTGGTGGCATGGGGAGAGTGGGAGACAGATTCTGCACGAATGACCCAGTTCCATGTCCATCTAAGTCGTCTTGTCAAAGCCCTCCTCCTGTAGAGGACAGAGCTGCCACTGACTCCATTTCTAATGAAAACAGCAGTGTGGGTATGGATGACCTGGCAACAGGGTCATTTCTGCTGTACCCAAGCGACATCCAAGCACGTATCCTGGAGCTGAGTGCAGGGAACCATCAGGCCTCTAAGCCAGGCACCAAGAACTCCATGGGATGCAGCGTGGAGTCCACTGATCTCACAGAGACCACACAGAAAAGACAAGACTTTGGTGTAACTAATCCTAGTGCAAACATCGCCCCTAAGGTGTGCACCATGGCACCATACAGAGGTTTCACCCAAAAGTCCTCAATACCCATTACCCCATCTTCTAAGCTAAGGAGGGTGCTGAAAAGGCCAGAGAGGGTGCCGTCCATTTATAAGCTGAAGCTGCGACCCAGGGTTCGACCCAGGCGGGACAACAGGCCGGAGAGAAAACCCTCCAGAATACCGACCCCGCTATTCTATCGGCGTGGCCAGCCTGGCCGCGGCTCTCAAAGGGAAAGACGGAGAGACGATACGGAAGCTGCTCCATGTTGTTTGGACAGCAGCCCCAAGTCCAAGGAGGACACACTGGTTTCATTTCCAAGGCCAAAAATGGCAGCTAAAGAGGCTGTCAGGGACCAAGCAAAAGAGACTTGGCTTTGA
- the LOC125713375 gene encoding ras-like protein family member 10B → MPPPFKIAVLGAQGVGKTAVVRRFLHDDYSETGAPSHTRQVHVSAAVLNGHVHDLQITDYPAIPSFPGSSLQEWADSCCRGIRSAHVYILVYDICCFDSFEYVKTMRQQILETRLLGTAETPILIVGNKRDLQRGRVIPRHNVSDLVRKSWKCGYVECSAKFNWHILLLFSEAVRSVGCARCKHIHATIRFQRALRRERCTLM, encoded by the exons ATGCCCCCTCCCTTCAAGATCGCCGTGCTGGGGGCGCAGGGGGTCGGCAAGACGGCGGTGGTGCGACGCTTCCTGCACGATGACTACAGTGAGACCGGCGCGCCCAGCCACACCCGCCAGGTGCACGTGTCCGCCGCTGTGCTCAACGGGCACGTGCATGACCTCCAGATCACCGACTACCCCGCCATCCCCAGCTTCCCTGGAAGCTCGCTGCAG GAGTGGGCCGATTCCTGTTGCAGAGGCATCCGGAGTGCCCACGTCTACATCCTCGTTTACGACATCTGCTGCTTCGACAGCTTCGAGTATGTCAAGACCATGCGGCAGCAGATACTGGAGACCAG GCTGCTGGGCACGGCGGAGACCCCCATCCTGATCGTGGGCAACAAGCGGGACCTGCAGCGCGGCCGCGTCATCCCCCGGCACAACGTGTCCGACCTGGTGCGGAAGAGCTGGAAGTGCGGCTATGTGGAGTGCTCGGCCAAGTTCAACTGGCACATCCTGCTGCTGTTCAGCGAGGCCGTACGTAGCGTCGGCTGCGCCCGCTGTAAGCACATCCACGCCACCATCCGCTTCCAGAGGGCGCTAAGACGTGAACGCTGCACCCTCATGTGA